From the Oleiharenicola lentus genome, one window contains:
- a CDS encoding recombinase family protein — MSSFASKLGALKKDELPEGAVAIGARVSTEEMAKGDSIENQIEACRNFCAAHPDVFGEREFRIYQDPGHTGTTFDRPGINGLRADKATVKIACYLVRDLKRLGRNAKEGLEFLDEMTAANIQIIDIGQPAIDYRTTKGRKIYTDTMSGAEAECGIYRDSSIQGQTKRAQNGQWKGGDPPYPFDLENGFLLPVRGSATELLQKMATLYEKHKSDLGVLKELNKEGIQFAPDIQRVCYDRDRAQRRFVSRRPQNVGKPRLITLRWISHALRNPIMAGYVPAPRAVNDLTAGFKPDLVLANGRRYFMWEPQAIIPLPQWQKLQAIRQAQARTNFRVGRESTNYLLQQLLECGCCKLPMQVGAATSGSGKTIRHYICGSIKQLGSLSKCSVRRLPAEAMETVIMRFLSDLPKRPEIVHEITALATKNKAGLTEGLEERVALLEKEHAKLERSKKNALDRMLEFEGKKIGTEMELRYNETQAKLESVILDMADLHRKLEAAHVGAPSAQVVASALADFGKLAAQLPASAVKELVQSLVAEIVVHRLKHRSMPQFRHLSTSASILKLDITLNPCGLHLINSPSKGSTITKPKGGKPKLVPTSLIVEIRQAGSKGNVVRLLEPFATEAELYAFPAKDTSAEEVERQQHPLGRMETIVEMRTNGMLKKEIAAKFGKTPPWVTYHLRLLGLLPGIQQKLKEAPVSVLRHFGLVSLMNMAAMDAKLQESTFDEAYRKALHTDTTVKLIKSDPESPADDIATNA; from the coding sequence ATGAGCTCCTTCGCCAGCAAACTCGGCGCCCTAAAGAAGGACGAGCTTCCTGAAGGGGCCGTTGCGATTGGCGCCCGAGTCTCAACCGAGGAGATGGCCAAGGGTGACTCCATTGAGAACCAAATCGAAGCCTGCCGGAATTTTTGCGCCGCCCATCCAGACGTTTTCGGCGAACGGGAATTCAGGATTTACCAGGATCCCGGGCACACGGGGACTACTTTTGATCGCCCGGGTATCAACGGGCTGCGGGCGGACAAGGCAACGGTCAAGATTGCCTGTTACTTGGTGCGCGACTTGAAGCGCTTGGGGCGGAACGCGAAGGAGGGATTGGAATTCCTCGATGAAATGACCGCGGCCAACATCCAGATCATCGACATCGGTCAGCCTGCAATCGATTACAGGACGACCAAGGGACGGAAGATTTACACCGACACCATGTCCGGCGCTGAGGCCGAGTGCGGCATCTACCGGGACAGCTCAATTCAAGGCCAGACCAAGCGGGCGCAAAATGGCCAGTGGAAGGGTGGTGATCCACCCTATCCCTTTGATTTGGAGAACGGCTTTCTTTTGCCGGTGAGGGGATCGGCCACAGAGTTGCTCCAGAAAATGGCGACCCTTTACGAGAAGCATAAGTCTGATCTCGGGGTTCTCAAGGAGCTGAACAAGGAGGGGATCCAATTCGCGCCCGACATTCAACGGGTGTGTTACGACCGTGATCGCGCCCAACGCAGGTTCGTTTCCCGTCGTCCTCAAAATGTCGGCAAACCGCGGCTGATCACCCTGCGCTGGATCTCGCATGCGCTGCGCAATCCGATAATGGCCGGCTATGTGCCCGCACCTCGCGCGGTCAATGATCTGACCGCCGGCTTCAAGCCTGATCTGGTGCTCGCAAATGGTCGCCGGTATTTCATGTGGGAGCCTCAGGCCATAATTCCTCTGCCTCAGTGGCAAAAGCTCCAAGCTATTCGACAAGCCCAAGCCAGGACCAATTTCCGGGTGGGGCGTGAGTCCACAAACTACCTGCTGCAGCAGTTGTTGGAGTGCGGTTGTTGCAAGTTGCCGATGCAAGTGGGGGCAGCAACCTCCGGAAGTGGCAAGACCATCCGGCACTATATCTGCGGTAGTATCAAGCAGCTGGGCTCGCTGTCGAAATGCTCGGTTCGTCGCTTGCCTGCTGAGGCGATGGAGACCGTGATCATGCGCTTCTTGAGCGACCTCCCCAAGCGCCCCGAAATCGTCCATGAGATCACGGCCCTCGCCACCAAGAACAAGGCGGGGCTGACCGAAGGACTGGAGGAGCGCGTTGCGCTCCTGGAGAAAGAGCACGCGAAGCTGGAGCGGTCCAAGAAGAATGCGCTCGACCGAATGCTGGAGTTTGAGGGCAAGAAGATCGGAACTGAAATGGAGCTCCGCTACAATGAGACGCAGGCGAAGCTCGAGTCCGTGATTCTAGATATGGCCGACCTGCACCGGAAACTCGAAGCCGCCCATGTTGGGGCACCCTCGGCACAGGTGGTCGCCAGCGCGCTGGCTGATTTCGGGAAACTGGCTGCTCAGCTTCCGGCGTCCGCCGTTAAGGAGCTGGTCCAATCGTTGGTTGCCGAAATCGTGGTTCATCGGCTCAAGCATCGCTCCATGCCGCAGTTCAGGCATTTGTCGACCAGCGCATCCATACTGAAGCTGGATATCACCCTGAACCCGTGTGGCCTCCATTTGATCAACTCCCCCAGCAAAGGCTCAACAATCACGAAACCCAAAGGGGGTAAGCCGAAACTGGTGCCCACGTCGCTGATCGTGGAGATCCGGCAGGCCGGATCGAAGGGCAACGTGGTCCGCCTGCTGGAGCCTTTTGCAACCGAAGCCGAGCTCTACGCCTTTCCTGCCAAGGACACCTCGGCGGAAGAAGTCGAACGGCAGCAGCATCCGCTCGGGCGCATGGAGACGATAGTCGAAATGAGGACCAATGGGATGCTCAAAAAGGAGATTGCGGCCAAATTCGGCAAGACGCCTCCGTGGGTTACTTATCACCTGCGCCTGCTCGGCCTGTTGCCCGGCATTCAGCAGAAGCTCAAGGAGGCTCCCGTTTCTGTGCTGCGCCACTTCGGGCTTGTTTCTCTGATGAATATGGCGGCCATGGACGCCAAACTGCAGGAATCCACTTTCGATGAAGCCTACCGGAAGGCCCTGCACACGGACACGACGGTAAAGCTGATCAAGTCGGACCCCGAGTCCCCGGCCGACGATATAGCGACCAACGCGTAG
- a CDS encoding ribonuclease H-like domain-containing protein — MKTKLTSLNQISHVALAIKTVPRFALCDYEPQAQDNINRLIAQARSKFPGLTYEQYASLNPDFGRIICISVGYIVENADGDPVMRLKSYTGSEEEQLTEFNRHLANYGNTFVHAKGRSFDVPFILARMSAQEMHCANKNFAAQHRPNGYPHLDLTEYHADHGPGGRLPLSLVASMAGVASPGFDFNGQKLWAAFHGGEHRLIARHCEWSVATTLNLLRILVGNYEPIPCERYYSVEVDGECGHLAAADANGCCPSVWDDRPQFFVPSDRIPPIRPERFAS; from the coding sequence ATGAAAACCAAACTGACTAGCCTGAACCAGATCAGTCACGTCGCACTCGCCATCAAGACGGTGCCTCGCTTCGCGCTCTGCGACTACGAACCGCAAGCGCAGGACAACATCAACCGCCTGATCGCTCAGGCGCGGTCCAAGTTCCCGGGCCTGACCTACGAGCAGTATGCCTCCCTGAATCCGGATTTCGGGCGCATCATCTGCATTTCCGTCGGGTATATCGTTGAGAATGCGGATGGCGATCCGGTGATGCGCCTGAAGTCCTACACCGGCAGCGAGGAGGAGCAGTTGACGGAGTTCAACCGCCATCTCGCCAACTACGGCAACACCTTCGTTCACGCAAAGGGACGCTCGTTCGATGTTCCCTTCATTCTCGCGCGCATGAGCGCGCAGGAGATGCACTGTGCCAACAAGAATTTCGCCGCGCAGCATCGCCCGAATGGTTACCCGCACCTCGACCTGACGGAATACCACGCCGACCACGGTCCTGGCGGTCGCCTGCCCCTCAGCCTTGTCGCTTCCATGGCCGGCGTGGCCTCGCCCGGGTTCGATTTCAATGGCCAGAAACTCTGGGCGGCCTTTCACGGTGGCGAACACCGTCTGATTGCCCGCCATTGCGAATGGAGTGTGGCGACCACCTTGAACCTCTTGCGGATTCTCGTCGGTAACTACGAACCCATCCCCTGTGAGCGCTACTACTCGGTGGAGGTTGATGGCGAGTGCGGCCATCTTGCGGCGGCCGACGCCAACGGTTGTTGCCCCTCTGTGTGGGATGATCGCCCGCAGTTCTTCGTGCCCTCGGATCGCATCCCGCCCATCCGGCCTGAACGATTCGCTTCGTGA
- a CDS encoding winged helix-turn-helix domain-containing protein — protein sequence MAGTLPSSTGQGSLSCAPTQGDSKHTTDSGATLSTISLDDQIIEELRECGSTSPAALRAKLGLQRTPCTKALNRLVAKGMLISQGSTRDRVYRLVQSSQPAAA from the coding sequence ATGGCCGGCACCCTGCCTTCATCGACGGGTCAAGGTTCCCTGTCCTGTGCCCCGACTCAGGGCGATTCAAAGCATACCACAGACAGCGGGGCCACGCTCTCTACCATCAGCCTCGATGACCAGATCATCGAGGAATTGCGCGAATGCGGGAGCACGTCTCCCGCCGCGTTGCGCGCGAAGCTCGGTCTTCAGCGCACTCCCTGCACCAAGGCGCTGAATCGCCTGGTCGCCAAGGGCATGCTTATTAGCCAAGGTAGCACTCGGGACCGGGTCTACCGGCTGGTCCAGTCCAGTCAACCCGCAGCCGCATGA
- a CDS encoding S8 family serine peptidase, which translates to MISRTLNRLMIVTAALLAVSQVHARSYVVVGNAGKLPAKLEAAVAAAGGTITRHLPQIGVAIVESSSPQFVANVGKLAGLDAVLPDAQWKPSQPAVIDGLALEDAVALPANHTTLVTDAWAALQWGLEAVDAGTAWQAGQTGAGVRVAVLDSGVASAHLDIAPNLNTALCTSFVPGEAYNFTGTGFNHGTHVAGIIAAAANGVGTVGVAPKAEIVSVKVLSAVSGSGSFGGIISGIVYAADIGADVINMSLGAEFPRSGYIDDNGTPADPSDDYKVGANELTALINATSRATTYAYQKGVTTIVSAGNSAIDRDHDGSYFVLPADCTHVVSVSATGPTGWALNQAGTDLDVLASYSNYGQSRIDLAAPGGDFMYPGNDISVVGGIAQYTWVFDMVFAPSNRIGTSNRYSWSAGTSMAAPHVSAVAAIIIGRNGGSMKPAAVVAALRASADDLGKPGNDDAYGAGRVNAGRAATE; encoded by the coding sequence ATGATCTCCCGAACCCTGAATCGTCTGATGATCGTCACGGCCGCTCTGCTGGCCGTCTCTCAAGTCCACGCCCGTTCCTACGTGGTCGTTGGCAATGCCGGAAAACTGCCCGCCAAGCTCGAGGCCGCGGTAGCGGCGGCCGGTGGCACCATCACGCGCCATCTGCCTCAGATCGGCGTGGCCATCGTGGAATCGTCGTCGCCGCAGTTTGTCGCCAATGTGGGCAAGCTCGCCGGTCTCGATGCGGTGCTGCCCGATGCACAATGGAAACCCTCGCAGCCGGCGGTCATAGACGGGCTCGCCCTGGAGGACGCCGTGGCACTGCCGGCCAACCACACCACGCTGGTCACCGATGCTTGGGCTGCACTGCAATGGGGCCTCGAGGCGGTGGATGCAGGCACAGCCTGGCAAGCAGGACAAACCGGGGCCGGGGTGCGCGTCGCTGTGCTCGACAGTGGAGTCGCCTCCGCTCACCTCGACATCGCGCCCAACCTGAACACCGCGCTGTGCACATCGTTCGTGCCGGGCGAGGCCTACAATTTCACCGGCACGGGATTCAATCATGGCACCCATGTGGCCGGCATCATCGCCGCGGCGGCAAACGGCGTGGGCACGGTGGGTGTCGCGCCCAAGGCCGAGATCGTGTCGGTCAAGGTGCTTTCCGCGGTGAGCGGCAGCGGCTCCTTCGGTGGCATCATCTCGGGCATCGTCTATGCCGCCGACATCGGCGCCGATGTGATCAACATGAGCCTCGGCGCTGAGTTTCCTCGCAGCGGTTATATCGACGACAACGGCACGCCCGCCGATCCGAGCGATGACTACAAAGTCGGCGCCAACGAGCTCACCGCCCTCATCAATGCGACCAGCCGGGCCACCACCTACGCCTACCAAAAGGGCGTGACCACCATCGTTTCCGCCGGCAACTCCGCCATCGATCGGGACCATGACGGCAGCTACTTTGTGCTGCCGGCCGATTGCACTCACGTGGTCAGTGTTTCCGCCACCGGTCCGACCGGGTGGGCCTTGAACCAGGCCGGCACCGACCTCGATGTGCTCGCCAGTTACTCCAACTACGGCCAGTCACGCATCGACCTGGCCGCGCCCGGCGGCGATTTCATGTATCCAGGCAATGATATCAGTGTCGTGGGCGGCATCGCGCAATACACCTGGGTCTTTGACATGGTGTTTGCACCCAGCAACCGCATCGGCACGAGCAACCGCTATTCCTGGTCGGCGGGCACCAGCATGGCCGCGCCGCATGTCAGTGCTGTGGCTGCCATCATCATCGGGCGCAACGGCGGCAGCATGAAACCGGCCGCCGTGGTGGCCGCGTTGCGTGCCTCGGCAGATGATCTCGGCAAACCGGGCAATGATGATGCCTACGGCGCCGGTCGCGTGAACGCCGGTCGCGCCGCCACCGAGTAA